One genomic window of Panicum hallii strain FIL2 chromosome 6, PHallii_v3.1, whole genome shotgun sequence includes the following:
- the LOC112896861 gene encoding ABC transporter B family member 14-like translates to LSGEGVLKRFSQVTRPNTAGDIFIDGHSIKKLDLKSLRSNIASVSQEPSLFSGNIKDNLRIGKMDASDEEIIEAATTANVHSFISKLPNEYLTEVGERGVQLSGGQKQRIAIARAILKDPPILLLDEATSALDSESEKLVQDALERAMRGRTVILIAHRMSTIVNADTIVVVENGRVAQTGTHHELLEKSTFYSNVCSMQNIEKEAEKKVASTSDNVVEEQIGEAHIRQSSTKQGTKNKLERVESKQRKREIVKEIHPFFRLWYGLHKEDILKILFGSSAAAVSGISKPLFGYFIMTIGVAYYDPDAKRKVSKYSLIFFTAGMVTLVSNILQHYIYGIVGEKAMKNLREALFSAVLRNELGWFEKPKNGVGFLTSRIVSDTSTVKTIISDRMAVIVQCISSILIATIVSMYVNWRMGLVSWAVMPCHFIGGLIQAKSAKGFYGDSAIAHRELVSLASEAASNIRTVASFVYEDEIIKKAELSLQEPLKKTKIESMKYGVIQGISLCLWNIAHAVALWYTTVLVRRKQASFENSIRSYQIFSLTVPSITELWTLIPMVMSAIAILNPAFDTLDRETEIVPDKPENPSKGWLVGRTEFQDVHFNYPSRPEATILDGFNLIIEPGQKVALVGPSGAGKSSVLALILRFYDPYRGRVLIDNKNIRDYNLRWLRKQIGLVQQEPILFNISIRDNISYGSESTSETEIIQAAMEANIHEFISGLPEGYDTIVGEKGSQLSGGQKQRIAIARTLLKRPPILLLDEATSALDGESERVVMSSLGAKEWTNKDARASKVTSITVAHRLSTVINAEMIVVMEKGKVVELGDHETLISADDGIYSRLFHLQSNMKD, encoded by the exons CTGTCAGGTGAAGGAGTATTAAAACGTTTCAGTCAAGTAACAAGGCCTAACACTGCAGGTGACATATTCATTGACGGACACAGTATCAAGAAACTTGATCTGAAATCGCTGCGAAGCAATATAGCTTCAGTCTCTCAGGAACCATCACTATTTTCTGGTAATATAAAGGACAACTTGAGGATTGGTAAAATGGATGCAAGTGACGAAGAGATAATTGAAGCAGCAACAACAGCCAATGTCCATTCATTCATATCCAAACTACCAAATGAGTATTTAACAGAG GTAGGAGAAAGGGGTGTGCAGTTATCAGGAGGCCAGAAACAAAGGATAGCGATCGCAAGGGCAATACTGAAGGATCCACCAATCCTACTTCTCGATGAAGCAACAAGTGCTCTTGATTCAGAATCAGAAAAGCTAGTTCAAGATGCACTTGAGAGAGCCATGCGCGGAAGAACTGTTATCTTGATAGCCCACAGGATGTCCACAATTGTAAATGCTGACACTATTGTTGTCGTGGAGAATGGAAGAGTAGCACAAACTGGGACACATCATGAGTTGCTCGAGAAAAGCACATTCTACTCCAATGTATGCAGCATGCAAAATATAGAGAAGGAAGCTGAAAAGAAAGTGGCAAG CACTTCTGATAATGTAGTAGAGGAACAAATTGGTGAAGCACACATCAGGCAGTCTTCTACAAAGCAGGGAACCAAGAACAAACTAGAAAGAGTGGAGTCGAAGCAGCGGAAGAGAGAGATTGTAAAGGAAATACACCCTTTCTTCAGACTTTGGTATGGACTGCATAAAGAGGACATTTTGAAGATTCTATTTGGTTCCTCAGCAGCAGCCGTCTCTGGAATCTCAAAGCCCTTGTTTGGTTACTTCATCATGACAATTGGTGTGGCATATTACGATCCAGATGCAAAAAGAAAAGTCAGCAAGTATTCTTTGATATTCTTCACAGCTGGGATGGTCACACTGGTCAGTAACATCTTGCAGCACTATATTTATGGTATTGTTGGAGAAAAGGCAATGAAAAACCTAAGGGAGGCCCTCTTCTCAG CTGTTCTTCGGAATGAGCTTGGTTGGTTTGAGAAACCGAAGAATGGAGTAGGATTTCTGACCTCGCGCATTGTCAGTGACACCTCAACAGTCAAGACCATCATATCAGACAGAATGGCAGTCATTGTACAATGCATCTCTTCAATTCTGATAGCAACAATAGTAAGCATGTACGTCAATTGGCGCATGGGTTTAGTTTCATGGGCAGTCATGCCATGCCATTTCATTGGTGGCCTTATTCAAGCCAAGTCAGCTAAAGGATTCTATGGTGACTCTGCTATCGCTCACCGGGAACTTGTCTCCCTTGCTTCAGAAGCGGCTAGCAACATCCGAACTGTGGCATCCTTTGTTTATGAAGATGAAATAATTAAGAAAGCAGAATTGTCACTGCAAGAACCTTTGAAAAAAACCAAGATTGAAAGCATGAAGTATGGGGTGATCCAAGGGATCTCGCTTTGCCTCTGGAATATTGCACATGCAGTGGCGCTTTGGTACACCACAGTTCTGGTCCGGAGGAAGCAAGCCTCATTTGAGAACAGCATAAGATCATACCAGATATTCTCACTCACAGTACCTTCCATCACAGAATTATGGACCCTCATTCCCATGGTCATGTCGGCAATTGCAATACTGAATCCTGCATTTGACACGCTTGACAGAGAGACAGAAATTGTACCAGATAAACCAGAGAATCCTAGCAAAGGCTGGCTTGTCGGGAGAACTGAGTTTCAGGATGTGCACTTCAACTATCCATCAAGGCCAGAGGCGACCATTCTGGATGGCTTCAATCTAATTATTGAACCTGGTCAAAAAGTAGCATTGGTTGGCCCAAGTGGTGCAGGAAAATCCTCTGTACTGGCTCTAATACTGAGATTCTATGATCCTTACAGAGGCAGAGTGTTAATCGACAACAAGAACATAAGGGACTACAATCTCCGATGGCTCAGGAAGCAGATTGGGCTAGTTCAACAAGAACCAATCCTGTTCAACATATCTATCAGAGATAACATTAGCTATGGAAGTGAAAGCACTTCAGAGACCGAAATCATCCAAGCTGCAATGGAGGCAAACATTCATGAGTTCATCAGTGGTTTGCCAGAAGGGTATGACACCATTGTTGGAGAGAAAGGAAGCCAGCTTTCAGGAGGGCAGAAACAACGGATTGCTATTGCAAGAACTCTATTGAAGAGGCCTCCTATTCTGCTTCTTGATGAGGCAACTAGCGCTCTCGATGGTGAATCTGAGAGGGTCGTAATGAGCTCTTTAGGGGCTAAGGAGTGGACGAACAAAGATGCTCGAGCCAGTAAGGTTACAAGTATAACAGTTGCACATAGATTGTCGACAGTCATAAATGCGGAGATGATAGTTGTAATGGAGAAAGGAAAGGTGGTTGAACTTGGTGATCACGAAACATTGATATCGGCAGATGATGGCATTTACTCAAGGTTATTCCACTTGCAAAGCAACATGAAGGATTAA
- the LOC112896490 gene encoding ABC transporter B family member 14-like, with translation MPLVQEKDRPTESSEPNIADGKKSSGPASMAPETEAGDKPFPFLGLLCYADALDWLLMVSGTMGSFIHGMGPSMSYYILGKSVDVIGKNIGNKEATVHELNKLIPYMWILAIVTLPGGMIEIACWMYTSQRQMARMRMSYLRSVLSQDIGAFDTDLTTANIIAGATNHMNVIQDAIGEKMGHFMSNFSTFVVAIIVAFACCWEVGMLSLLVVPMLLMVGATYAKMMIDMSLERISFVSEATTVVQQTLANIKTVFSFVGENSAIKSFHKCMYNQYRLSKKEAMAKGLGLGMLQIATFCSYSLVIWVGATAVTGGKAKAGETIAAVINVLSGAIYISNAAPDLQVFSQAKTAGKEIFKVIKRNPAISYESNGKILENIKGDIEMREVHFAYPSREDKPVLQGFSLAIHAGNIVALVGSSGCGKSTVISLVQRFYDPITGTVLIDNQNIKELDLKSLRRNIGSVSQEPSLFSGTIMDNLRIGKMDATDEEIIEAAKTANVHSFIYKLPNQYATEVGERGVQLSGGQKQRIAIARAILKDPPILLLDEATSALDSESEKIVQEALDRAMQGRTVILIAHRMSTIINADKIVLVENGRVAQSGTHEELLGKSAFYSSVCSMQNLEKDSGRRETRFTGQVKEENEEAAEYGTYNTPSFTSSEQKKKLDLTEQPKQAIRKRTSTFYRIFLGTFKLLPGKVLLGSTAAAISGISRPIFAFYIMTVAMAYLEPDTKRIVSKYSIILFLIGLLTFFSNIFQHYIYGLVGERAANNLREALFSVILRNEIGWFEQPKNSVGFLTSRIVGDTSMIKTIISDRMSLIVQCISSILIATGLSTVVNWRMGLVAWTLMPFHFIAGLVQVRSAKGFATDFSTSHQKLISLTSEAVSNIRTVASFVQEDEILRKADLSLQEPMRKSRMESIKYGAVQGTALFLWHTTHAIAMSFTIMLLDKDLATFKNCVRSYQAFAMTISSITELWSMIPMVLSAIAILDPALDILDRETQIVPDVPKVHSEERLAGDVEFQDVSFSYPSRPEVIILDGFNLAIEPGERVALVGSSGSGKSTVLALLLRFYDPCEGQVLVDGKDIRDYNLRYLRKHIGLVQQEPILFNMSIRENISYGNEDVLESEIIEAAMEANIHEFISGLSNGYDTVVGDKGSQLSGGQKQRIAIARTILKRPTILLLDEATSALDSESERVVMSSLGAKEWKNKGELSSKITSITIAHRISTVTGADVIVVMDKGQVVEMGSHASLVSASNGVYSKLYHLHSKGVKD, from the exons ATGCCACTTGTCCAAGAGAAGGATAGGCCCACTGAATCATCTGAACCCAACATTGCAGATGGTAAGAAGAGCTCAGGACCAGCATCGATGGCACCAGAAACTGAGGCTGGAGACAAGCCATTTCCATTTCTTGGCCTACTTTGCTACGCCGATGCGCTAGATTGGCTACTCATGGTGTCAGGGACCATGGGATCCTTCATACACGGCATGGGGCCTTCAATGTCGTACTACATACTTGGGAAATCTGTTGATGTGATTGGGAAGAACATAGGCAATAAAGAAGCCACAGTCCATGAACTCAACAAG TTAATTCCATATATGTGGATCTTGGCAATTGTTACACTTCCTGGTGGCATGATTG AAATTGCATGTTGGATGTATACAAGTCAGAGGCAAATGGCGCGCATGCGGATGTCTTACCTGAGATCAGTGCTCAGTCAAGATATTGGAGCTTTCGACACTGACTTGACCACTGCGAACATCATAGCTGGAGCAACCAACCACATGAATGTAATACAAGATGCAATTGGTGAAAAG ATGGGTCACTTTATGTCAAACTTCTCCACATTCGTAGTTGCTATCATTGTTGCCTTTGCGTGCTGCTGGGAGGTTGGCATGCTCTCTCTGCTAGTTGTGCCTATGCTCCTCATGGTTGGAGCAACATATGCGAAGATGATGATTGACATGTCCCTTGAAAGAATATCGTTCGTCTCTGAAGCAACCACTGTTGTGCAACAG ACTCTTGCAAATATAAAGACTGTTTTCTCATTTGTTGGAGAAAACTCAGCTATCAAATCCTTCCACAAGTGCATGTACAATCAATATAGGCTTAGCAAGAAAGAGGCGATGGCAAAAGGTCTAGGTTTGGGAATGTTACAGATTGCGACATTCTGTTCATATTCATTGGTAATCTGGGTTGGAGCAACTGCTGTAACTGGAGGAAAAGCAAAAGCTGGTGAAACGATTGCGGCTGTCATTAATGTCCTCTCGGGTGCAAT ATATATATCAAATGCAGCACCAGATCTTCAGGTCTTCAGCCAAGCAAAAACTGCTGGGAAAGAAATATTTAAAGTTATCAAGAGAAATCCAGCAATAAGTTACGAATCGAATGGAAAAATCTTGGAAAATATCAAAGGAGATATAGAAATGCGAGAGGTGCACTTCGCGTATCCATCCCGTGAGGATAAGCCAGTTCTCCAAGGTTTCTCACTGGCTATACACGCAGGCAATATTGTAGCTCTTGTGGGAAGCAGTGGATGTGGGAAGAGCACAGTGATTTCTCTGGTACAAAGGTTCTACGATCCCATAACAG GTACGGTTCTCATTGACAATCAAAACATTAAAGAACTTGATCTGAAATCCCTGCGGAGAAATATAGGCTCAGTCTCCCAAGAGCCATCACTATTTTCTGGGACCATCATGGATAACTTAAGAATTGGCAAAATGGATGCAACTGATGAAGAGATAATTGAAGCAGCAAAAACAGCTAATGTGCACTCTTTTATATACAAACTTCCAAACCAATACGCTACTGAG GTAGGAGAAAGAGGTGTACAGCTATCAGGAGGCCAGAAACAAAGAATAGCAATCGCAAGGGCCATTCTAAAAGATCCACCgattcttcttcttgatgaagCGACAAGTGCACTTGATTCTGAATCAGAGAAGATAGTTCAGGAAGCTCTTGACAGAGCTATGCAAGGGAGGACAGTTATCTTGATTGCCCATCGAATGTCAACAATCATAAATGCAGACAAAATTGTTCTTGTGGAGAATGGAAGAGTAGCACAATCTGGAACACATGAAGAATTACTGGGGAAAAGTGCATTCTACTCAAGTGTATGCAGTATGCAAAATCTAGAGAAGGATTCTGGGAGGCGCGAGACAAG ATTTACTGGTCAGGTCAAAGAAGAAAATGAAGAAGCAGCAGAATATGGAACATACAACACACCATCTTTCACTTCAAGTGAACAAAAGAAAAAACTAGACCTCACAGAACAACCAAAGCAAGCGATCAGAAAGAGAACATCCACTTTCTACAGAATATTCCTTGGGACTTTTAAACTGCTCCCAGGGAAGGTTCTGCTGggctccacagcagcagcaatcTCTGGGATCTCAAGGCCTATATTTGCTTTCTACATCATGACAGTTGCCATGGCATACCTTGAACCAGACACAAAGAGGATAGTCAGCAAGTACTCGATAATTTTGTTCCTTATCGGGTTGCTCACATTTTTCAGTAATATCTTCCAGCACTATATATATGGCCTGGTTGGTGAAAGGGCAGCTAATAACCTAAGGGAGGCCCTCTTTTCAG TCATTCTTCGGAATGAAATAGGCTGGTTTGAACAACCAAAGAACAGCGTCGGCTTTCTAACCTCACGCATCGTCGGTGACACCTCCATGATTAAaaccatcatatctgatcgtatGTCCCTCATTGTTCAATGTATCTCCTCAATTTTGATAGCCACAGGATTGAGCACAGTAGTGAACTGGAGGATGGGTCTAGTTGCATGGACTTTGATGCCATTCCACTTCATTGCTGGCCTTGTACAAGTCAGGTCAGCAAAAGGTTTTGCCACTGACTTCTCTACATCTCACCAGAAGCTAATTTCCCTAACTTCGGAAGCTGTCAGCAACATTCGAACCGTGGCATCATTTGTTCAGGAAGATGAAATACTAAGGAAAGCAGACTTATCACTCCAAGAACCAATGCGGAAAAGCAGGATGGAGAGCATCAAATACGGTGCAGTACAAGGGACTGCCCTCTTCTTGTGGCATACGACACATGCCATCGCAATGAGTTTCACCATTATGCTACTTGACAAGGACCTAGCAACATTTAAAAATTGTGTGCGATCATATCAGGCATTTGCAATGACAATATCTTCCATCACAGAGCTATGGTCCATGATCCCTATGGTCTTGTCAGCCATTGCAATATTGGATCCTGCGCTTGACATACTCGACAGAGAAACACAGATTGTGCCTGATGTACCAAAAGTGCACTCTGAAGAAAGATTAGCAGGTGATGTAGAGTTTCAAGATGTCAGTTTTAGCTATCCCTCAAGACCAGAAGTGATCATACTAGATGGCTTCAATCTAGCTATTGAACCAGGAGAAAGGGTTGCATTGGTCGGCTCAAGTGGTTCAGGAAAATCCACAGTGCTGGCTCTTCTGCTAAGATTCTATGATCCTTGTGAAGGACAAGTACTCGTGGATGGTAAGGACATCCGAGACTACAATTTGAGGTACCTGAGAAAGCATATCGGACTAGTTCAGCAAGAGCCCATCTTGTTTAACATGTCTATACGAGAGAACATCAGTTATGGAAATGAAGATGTGTTGGAGTCAGAAATAATTGAGGCTGCAATGGAAGCAAACATCCATGAATTCATCAGTGGCCTGTCAAATGGGTATGACACGGTGGTTGGGGACAAAGGAAGCCAGCTTTCTGGAGGTCAGAAGCAGAGGATTGCCATTGCAAGAACTATACTAAAGAGGCCCACCATACTGCTACTAGATGAGGCGACAAGTGCTCTAGATAGTGAATCTGAGAGGGTGGTGATGAGTTCCCTTGGCGCAAAAGAGTGGAAAAACAAAGGGGAACTGTCAAGCAAGATCACAAGTATCACGATTGCACATAGAATATCCACAGTTACAGGTGCAGATGTGATTGTTGTGATGGATAAAGGTCAGGTGGTCGAGATGGGCAGCCATGCATCATTAGTCTCGGCAAGCAATGGTGTTTATTCCAAACTGTACCATTTGCATAGCAAAGGAGTGAAAGACTGA